A genomic region of Clarias gariepinus isolate MV-2021 ecotype Netherlands chromosome 23, CGAR_prim_01v2, whole genome shotgun sequence contains the following coding sequences:
- the pfkfb4a gene encoding 6-phosphofructo-2-kinase/fructose-2,6-bisphosphatase 4a isoform X3, whose protein sequence is MRGAAKSKNTPNSARAVCMTNCPTVIVTVGLPARGKTYISKKLTRYLNWIGVPTKEFNVGQYRRECVKIYKSFEFFCPNNEEGLKIRKQCASAALNDVHQYLTRDGGQVAVFDATNTTRERRDTIIRFAEQNGFKVFFVESVCEDPAVIAENIIQVKLGSPDYTHCNTEQAVEDFMKRIKCYENSYQPLDEVLDRDLSFIKIIDVGRRYLVNRVQDHIQSRIVYYLMNIHITPRSIYLCRHGESDLNVKGRIGGDSGLTPRGKEFARILGQFIHAQDISDLKVWTSQMKRTIQTAEALGVPYEQWKALNEIDAGVCEELMYEEIQQRYPLEFALRDQDKYRYRYPKGESYEDLVQRLEPVIMELERQENVLVICHQAVMRCLLAYFLDKPAEELPYLKCSLHTVLKLTPVAYGCKVESIFLKVEAVNTHREKPENVDVTRMPEEALLTVPAHQ, encoded by the exons ATGAGGGGTGCTGCTAAGTCCAAAAACACGCCGAATTCCGCCAGGGCGG TATGCATGACCAACTGTCCAACCGTCATCGTCACAGTCGGCCTACCAGCCCGGGGCAAGACGTACATCTCCAAAAAACTCACCCGCTACCTCAACTGGATTGGCGTGCCAACGAAAG AATTTAACGTCGGGCAGTACAGACGAGAATGTGTGAAGATTTATAAATCATTTGAGTTTTTCTGCCCGAACAACGAGGAGGGGCTTAAGATCAGAAA GCAGTGTGCATCAGCAGCTCTTAACGATGTGCATCAGTATCTCACTCGAGACGGGGGGCAAGTGGCG GTATTTGATGCCACGAATACGAcgagagagaggagagacacCATCATTCGGTTTGCTGAACAGAACGGGTTTAAG GTTTTCTTCGTCGAGTCTGTATGTGAAGATCCTGCCGTTATTGCGGAAAACATCATC CAAGTGAAACTCGGCAGCCCAGACTACACTCACTGTAACACCGAGCAGGCTGTGGAGGACTTCATGAAGAGGATAAAATGCTACGAGAACTCCTACCAGCCTCTGGACGAGGTGTTAGACAG aGACTTGTCCTTCATAAAGATCATCGACGTGGGCCGGAGGTACTTAGTAAACCGAGTCCAGGATCACATCCAAAGCCGCATTGTGTATTACCTCATGAACATCCACATCACGCCGCGTTCCATCTACCTGTGTCGGCACGGAGAGAGCGACCTCAACGTCAAAGGCAGAATCGGAGGCGACTCGGGTCTGACGCCTCGAGGGAAGGAG TTTGCTCGCATCTTGGGACAGTTCATCCACGCGCAGGACATCAGTGATCTGAAGGTGTGGACGAGTCAAATGAAGCGGACGATTCAGACGGCCGAGGCTCTGGGCGTGCCGTACGAACAGTGGAAAGCTCTCAACGAGATCGATGCT ggtgtgtgtgaggagctGATGTACGAGGAGATTCAGCAGCGGTATCCTCTGGAGTTTGCGCTGCGTGACCAGGACAAATATCGCTACAGATATCCCAAAGGGGAG TCTTACGAGGATCTGGTGCAGCGGCTCGAACCCGTCATCATGGAGCTGGAGCGGCAGGAGAACGTCCTGGTCATCTGCCACCAAGCGGTCATGCGCTGCCTGCTCGCCTACTTCCTGGACAAACCAGCAG AGGAGCTGCCGTACCTGAAGTGCTCGTTACACACAGTACTGAAGCTCACGCCGGTGGCTTACG GCTGCAAAGTGGAGTCCATCTTTCTGAAGGTGGAAGCAGTGAACACGCACAGAGAAAAACCAGag AATGTAGATGTGACGCGGATGCCGGAGGAGGCGTTGCTAACGGTGCCGGCTCATCAGTGA
- the pfkfb4a gene encoding 6-phosphofructo-2-kinase/fructose-2,6-bisphosphatase 4a isoform X1, protein MDNNNSDFPEDCNPTPSRELTQNPLKKIWMPSKNGHPEKQIFQRTVCMTNCPTVIVTVGLPARGKTYISKKLTRYLNWIGVPTKEFNVGQYRRECVKIYKSFEFFCPNNEEGLKIRKQCASAALNDVHQYLTRDGGQVAVFDATNTTRERRDTIIRFAEQNGFKVFFVESVCEDPAVIAENIIQVKLGSPDYTHCNTEQAVEDFMKRIKCYENSYQPLDEVLDRDLSFIKIIDVGRRYLVNRVQDHIQSRIVYYLMNIHITPRSIYLCRHGESDLNVKGRIGGDSGLTPRGKEFARILGQFIHAQDISDLKVWTSQMKRTIQTAEALGVPYEQWKALNEIDAGVCEELMYEEIQQRYPLEFALRDQDKYRYRYPKGESYEDLVQRLEPVIMELERQENVLVICHQAVMRCLLAYFLDKPAEELPYLKCSLHTVLKLTPVAYGCKVESIFLKVEAVNTHREKPENVDVTRMPEEALLTVPAHQ, encoded by the exons ATGGACAACAACAACAGCGATTTCCCGGAGGACTGTAACCCTACACCGTCCAGAGAGCTCACTCAGAACCCGCTGAAGAAGATATGGATGCCGAGCAAAAACGGCCATCCGGAAAAGCAGATATTTCAGAGGACAG TATGCATGACCAACTGTCCAACCGTCATCGTCACAGTCGGCCTACCAGCCCGGGGCAAGACGTACATCTCCAAAAAACTCACCCGCTACCTCAACTGGATTGGCGTGCCAACGAAAG AATTTAACGTCGGGCAGTACAGACGAGAATGTGTGAAGATTTATAAATCATTTGAGTTTTTCTGCCCGAACAACGAGGAGGGGCTTAAGATCAGAAA GCAGTGTGCATCAGCAGCTCTTAACGATGTGCATCAGTATCTCACTCGAGACGGGGGGCAAGTGGCG GTATTTGATGCCACGAATACGAcgagagagaggagagacacCATCATTCGGTTTGCTGAACAGAACGGGTTTAAG GTTTTCTTCGTCGAGTCTGTATGTGAAGATCCTGCCGTTATTGCGGAAAACATCATC CAAGTGAAACTCGGCAGCCCAGACTACACTCACTGTAACACCGAGCAGGCTGTGGAGGACTTCATGAAGAGGATAAAATGCTACGAGAACTCCTACCAGCCTCTGGACGAGGTGTTAGACAG aGACTTGTCCTTCATAAAGATCATCGACGTGGGCCGGAGGTACTTAGTAAACCGAGTCCAGGATCACATCCAAAGCCGCATTGTGTATTACCTCATGAACATCCACATCACGCCGCGTTCCATCTACCTGTGTCGGCACGGAGAGAGCGACCTCAACGTCAAAGGCAGAATCGGAGGCGACTCGGGTCTGACGCCTCGAGGGAAGGAG TTTGCTCGCATCTTGGGACAGTTCATCCACGCGCAGGACATCAGTGATCTGAAGGTGTGGACGAGTCAAATGAAGCGGACGATTCAGACGGCCGAGGCTCTGGGCGTGCCGTACGAACAGTGGAAAGCTCTCAACGAGATCGATGCT ggtgtgtgtgaggagctGATGTACGAGGAGATTCAGCAGCGGTATCCTCTGGAGTTTGCGCTGCGTGACCAGGACAAATATCGCTACAGATATCCCAAAGGGGAG TCTTACGAGGATCTGGTGCAGCGGCTCGAACCCGTCATCATGGAGCTGGAGCGGCAGGAGAACGTCCTGGTCATCTGCCACCAAGCGGTCATGCGCTGCCTGCTCGCCTACTTCCTGGACAAACCAGCAG AGGAGCTGCCGTACCTGAAGTGCTCGTTACACACAGTACTGAAGCTCACGCCGGTGGCTTACG GCTGCAAAGTGGAGTCCATCTTTCTGAAGGTGGAAGCAGTGAACACGCACAGAGAAAAACCAGag AATGTAGATGTGACGCGGATGCCGGAGGAGGCGTTGCTAACGGTGCCGGCTCATCAGTGA
- the pfkfb4a gene encoding 6-phosphofructo-2-kinase/fructose-2,6-bisphosphatase 4a isoform X2, with amino-acid sequence MDNNNSDFPEDCNPTPSRELTQNPLKKIWMPSKNGHPEKQIFQRTVCMTNCPTVIVTVGLPARGKTYISKKLTRYLNWIGVPTKEFNVGQYRRECVKIYKSFEFFCPNNEEGLKIRKQCASAALNDVHQYLTRDGGQVAVFDATNTTRERRDTIIRFAEQNGFKVFFVESVCEDPAVIAENIIQVKLGSPDYTHCNTEQAVEDFMKRIKCYENSYQPLDEVLDRDLSFIKIIDVGRRYLVNRVQDHIQSRIVYYLMNIHITPRSIYLCRHGESDLNVKGRIGGDSGLTPRGKEFARILGQFIHAQDISDLKVWTSQMKRTIQTAEALGVPYEQWKALNEIDAGVCEELMYEEIQQRYPLEFALRDQDKYRYRYPKGESYEDLVQRLEPVIMELERQENVLVICHQAVMRCLLAYFLDKPAEELPYLKCSLHTVLKLTPVAYGCKVESIFLKVEAVNTHREKPENVHVHRTPEDALCTVPPHL; translated from the exons ATGGACAACAACAACAGCGATTTCCCGGAGGACTGTAACCCTACACCGTCCAGAGAGCTCACTCAGAACCCGCTGAAGAAGATATGGATGCCGAGCAAAAACGGCCATCCGGAAAAGCAGATATTTCAGAGGACAG TATGCATGACCAACTGTCCAACCGTCATCGTCACAGTCGGCCTACCAGCCCGGGGCAAGACGTACATCTCCAAAAAACTCACCCGCTACCTCAACTGGATTGGCGTGCCAACGAAAG AATTTAACGTCGGGCAGTACAGACGAGAATGTGTGAAGATTTATAAATCATTTGAGTTTTTCTGCCCGAACAACGAGGAGGGGCTTAAGATCAGAAA GCAGTGTGCATCAGCAGCTCTTAACGATGTGCATCAGTATCTCACTCGAGACGGGGGGCAAGTGGCG GTATTTGATGCCACGAATACGAcgagagagaggagagacacCATCATTCGGTTTGCTGAACAGAACGGGTTTAAG GTTTTCTTCGTCGAGTCTGTATGTGAAGATCCTGCCGTTATTGCGGAAAACATCATC CAAGTGAAACTCGGCAGCCCAGACTACACTCACTGTAACACCGAGCAGGCTGTGGAGGACTTCATGAAGAGGATAAAATGCTACGAGAACTCCTACCAGCCTCTGGACGAGGTGTTAGACAG aGACTTGTCCTTCATAAAGATCATCGACGTGGGCCGGAGGTACTTAGTAAACCGAGTCCAGGATCACATCCAAAGCCGCATTGTGTATTACCTCATGAACATCCACATCACGCCGCGTTCCATCTACCTGTGTCGGCACGGAGAGAGCGACCTCAACGTCAAAGGCAGAATCGGAGGCGACTCGGGTCTGACGCCTCGAGGGAAGGAG TTTGCTCGCATCTTGGGACAGTTCATCCACGCGCAGGACATCAGTGATCTGAAGGTGTGGACGAGTCAAATGAAGCGGACGATTCAGACGGCCGAGGCTCTGGGCGTGCCGTACGAACAGTGGAAAGCTCTCAACGAGATCGATGCT ggtgtgtgtgaggagctGATGTACGAGGAGATTCAGCAGCGGTATCCTCTGGAGTTTGCGCTGCGTGACCAGGACAAATATCGCTACAGATATCCCAAAGGGGAG TCTTACGAGGATCTGGTGCAGCGGCTCGAACCCGTCATCATGGAGCTGGAGCGGCAGGAGAACGTCCTGGTCATCTGCCACCAAGCGGTCATGCGCTGCCTGCTCGCCTACTTCCTGGACAAACCAGCAG AGGAGCTGCCGTACCTGAAGTGCTCGTTACACACAGTACTGAAGCTCACGCCGGTGGCTTACG GCTGCAAAGTGGAGTCCATCTTTCTGAAGGTGGAAGCAGTGAACACGCACAGAGAAAAACCAGag
- the pfkfb4a gene encoding 6-phosphofructo-2-kinase/fructose-2,6-bisphosphatase 4a isoform X4, with protein MRGAAKSKNTPNSARAVCMTNCPTVIVTVGLPARGKTYISKKLTRYLNWIGVPTKEFNVGQYRRECVKIYKSFEFFCPNNEEGLKIRKQCASAALNDVHQYLTRDGGQVAVFDATNTTRERRDTIIRFAEQNGFKVFFVESVCEDPAVIAENIIQVKLGSPDYTHCNTEQAVEDFMKRIKCYENSYQPLDEVLDRDLSFIKIIDVGRRYLVNRVQDHIQSRIVYYLMNIHITPRSIYLCRHGESDLNVKGRIGGDSGLTPRGKEFARILGQFIHAQDISDLKVWTSQMKRTIQTAEALGVPYEQWKALNEIDAGVCEELMYEEIQQRYPLEFALRDQDKYRYRYPKGESYEDLVQRLEPVIMELERQENVLVICHQAVMRCLLAYFLDKPAEELPYLKCSLHTVLKLTPVAYGCKVESIFLKVEAVNTHREKPENVHVHRTPEDALCTVPPHL; from the exons ATGAGGGGTGCTGCTAAGTCCAAAAACACGCCGAATTCCGCCAGGGCGG TATGCATGACCAACTGTCCAACCGTCATCGTCACAGTCGGCCTACCAGCCCGGGGCAAGACGTACATCTCCAAAAAACTCACCCGCTACCTCAACTGGATTGGCGTGCCAACGAAAG AATTTAACGTCGGGCAGTACAGACGAGAATGTGTGAAGATTTATAAATCATTTGAGTTTTTCTGCCCGAACAACGAGGAGGGGCTTAAGATCAGAAA GCAGTGTGCATCAGCAGCTCTTAACGATGTGCATCAGTATCTCACTCGAGACGGGGGGCAAGTGGCG GTATTTGATGCCACGAATACGAcgagagagaggagagacacCATCATTCGGTTTGCTGAACAGAACGGGTTTAAG GTTTTCTTCGTCGAGTCTGTATGTGAAGATCCTGCCGTTATTGCGGAAAACATCATC CAAGTGAAACTCGGCAGCCCAGACTACACTCACTGTAACACCGAGCAGGCTGTGGAGGACTTCATGAAGAGGATAAAATGCTACGAGAACTCCTACCAGCCTCTGGACGAGGTGTTAGACAG aGACTTGTCCTTCATAAAGATCATCGACGTGGGCCGGAGGTACTTAGTAAACCGAGTCCAGGATCACATCCAAAGCCGCATTGTGTATTACCTCATGAACATCCACATCACGCCGCGTTCCATCTACCTGTGTCGGCACGGAGAGAGCGACCTCAACGTCAAAGGCAGAATCGGAGGCGACTCGGGTCTGACGCCTCGAGGGAAGGAG TTTGCTCGCATCTTGGGACAGTTCATCCACGCGCAGGACATCAGTGATCTGAAGGTGTGGACGAGTCAAATGAAGCGGACGATTCAGACGGCCGAGGCTCTGGGCGTGCCGTACGAACAGTGGAAAGCTCTCAACGAGATCGATGCT ggtgtgtgtgaggagctGATGTACGAGGAGATTCAGCAGCGGTATCCTCTGGAGTTTGCGCTGCGTGACCAGGACAAATATCGCTACAGATATCCCAAAGGGGAG TCTTACGAGGATCTGGTGCAGCGGCTCGAACCCGTCATCATGGAGCTGGAGCGGCAGGAGAACGTCCTGGTCATCTGCCACCAAGCGGTCATGCGCTGCCTGCTCGCCTACTTCCTGGACAAACCAGCAG AGGAGCTGCCGTACCTGAAGTGCTCGTTACACACAGTACTGAAGCTCACGCCGGTGGCTTACG GCTGCAAAGTGGAGTCCATCTTTCTGAAGGTGGAAGCAGTGAACACGCACAGAGAAAAACCAGag